One genomic region from Jiangella sp. DSM 45060 encodes:
- a CDS encoding GNAT family N-acetyltransferase, whose amino-acid sequence MRQPSTNQNTSDLVGRRVVVRYRLHGDEFGATDVLGVLVSRTDDELRVRPSRGGDVVAVPAADVVVVKEIPELTVTRRDVRDLEAAALLGWRALETEWQGGWLLRASGGFTGRGNSCLPLGDPGRPLADAVARVEDWYRARGLVPAFQVPESLGRALGPVLDARGWPALEDRTFVMVAPVPVVRGSERAGLPPVRVDDRPDDAWLAGYHYRGGELPAHAVSVLVNADSVGFASVDDDGARLAIARGAVSDAPSGRRWLGVTAVEVAPEARRRGLGGHIVAGLAEWAGRLGATDVYLQVAEPNAPARATYRKAGFAEHHAYHYRRLR is encoded by the coding sequence GTACCGCCTGCACGGCGACGAGTTCGGCGCCACTGACGTGCTCGGCGTGCTCGTATCGCGCACGGACGACGAGCTGCGCGTACGGCCGTCGCGCGGCGGCGACGTCGTCGCGGTGCCGGCGGCGGACGTCGTCGTCGTGAAGGAGATCCCGGAGCTGACGGTGACCCGCCGCGACGTCCGCGACCTCGAGGCGGCCGCGCTGCTCGGCTGGCGGGCGCTGGAGACGGAGTGGCAGGGCGGGTGGCTGCTGCGGGCGTCCGGCGGATTCACCGGGCGGGGCAACTCGTGCCTGCCGCTGGGCGACCCCGGGCGGCCGCTCGCCGACGCCGTCGCGCGGGTCGAGGACTGGTACCGGGCGCGCGGGCTGGTGCCGGCGTTCCAGGTGCCGGAATCGCTCGGCCGGGCGCTCGGGCCGGTGCTGGACGCGCGCGGCTGGCCGGCCCTGGAGGACCGCACGTTCGTCATGGTGGCGCCGGTGCCGGTGGTGCGCGGCTCGGAGCGCGCCGGGCTGCCGCCGGTCCGCGTCGACGACCGGCCCGACGACGCCTGGCTGGCCGGCTACCACTACCGGGGCGGCGAGCTGCCCGCGCACGCCGTCTCCGTGCTCGTCAACGCCGACTCCGTGGGGTTCGCGTCGGTCGACGACGACGGCGCGCGGCTGGCGATCGCGCGCGGCGCGGTCAGCGACGCGCCGAGCGGGCGGCGCTGGCTCGGCGTCACGGCGGTCGAGGTCGCGCCCGAGGCCCGGCGGCGCGGCCTGGGCGGGCACATCGTCGCCGGGCTGGCGGAGTGGGCCGGCCGGCTCGGCGCCACCGACGTGTACCTGCAGGTCGCCGAGCCCAACGCGCCGGCCCGCGCGACGTACCGCAAGGCCGGCTTCGCCGAGCACCACGCGTACCACTACCGCCGGCTGCGCTAG
- a CDS encoding VanW family protein → MSRGDDARREQDAEQQGLPTRQRPTSAPLGAASPQPSMLPPIQKEARAAGAMQAPPAADEARFAATAQAFSGAQAARARARAAEQSESTARPDPEEQQRAASTPPKTAAAQRPAPGRSNVKDRDRSGRPPVDPRLSGPVPTAAEAAEGNGQRYEEPRVVQDVMAARAAAAAGNDGTPADGTAAEATPVAAQASPAAGQQSGDQTGAQTGPDAHNEPAEATSSPDAAPAAQQDEAPEAAEASEAPQPARPRPEPGTRAAGIYTSGRGPAEEPTQEFSAVDPAATTAAAAAATADPVTQDTVTQETAPGEAGRSSRRQQQRSFGQAATAAALLDSKRGGDGGGDSSDPTGDDGEGGGRSRVKLAALVVAGVVVVLGIGYGIAYAVAGDSLARGATVAGIEVGGMTPEEAEEALNAQLPELVDQPFHLTIGEEETSFEVVPSAAGLTVDVPATIDAVPGGSANPVSLFQALLGGGETTPVAAVDRATLEAALTEIAAQADIEPVNGAVAFDGGEVVTSDPQVGRAVNLDATIERLEGAFFGDESTLPIGDVELAIDEVAPAVSADEVQRAVTEFAEPAMSAPVTVVAGDESVELPPELVGQALTMAPDDAGTLQPALDGAKLTEVARDQLAEVGQEGRDATITIDGGEPVVVPAERGMGIAPETLSAALLPVLTAEGDARQAAVELSEVDPELTTAAAEELGVTEVVAEFTTRFPHAEYRNVNIGTAAERIDNTLLLPGEEFSLNGIVGERTEANGFTAGTIINGGRLEESLGGGVSQVATTTFHAAFLAGLEDVEHWPHSIYFDRYPIGQEATVAWGSKDMRFKNDTPYGVVVDTSFTPSRSGSQGTLNVKIWSTEYFRVETSVSGRSNHTSPQTIYDTSGNCSAQGGSQGFDITSYRQVWDPEGTLVKDEADPWTYNPNHRVICGPDPGEGDGEGGGED, encoded by the coding sequence GTGAGCCGCGGCGACGACGCGCGCCGGGAACAGGACGCCGAGCAGCAGGGGCTGCCCACCCGGCAGCGCCCGACCTCGGCACCGCTGGGCGCAGCGTCGCCGCAGCCGTCGATGCTGCCGCCGATCCAGAAGGAGGCCCGCGCCGCCGGCGCCATGCAGGCCCCTCCGGCCGCCGACGAAGCGCGGTTCGCCGCCACGGCGCAGGCGTTCAGCGGCGCCCAGGCCGCCCGGGCCCGCGCCCGCGCCGCCGAGCAGTCCGAGTCCACCGCCCGCCCCGACCCGGAGGAGCAGCAGCGGGCGGCCAGCACGCCCCCGAAGACGGCGGCGGCGCAGCGTCCGGCGCCCGGCCGCTCGAACGTCAAGGACCGCGACCGCAGCGGCCGGCCCCCGGTCGACCCGCGCCTGTCCGGTCCCGTGCCGACGGCCGCCGAGGCCGCCGAGGGCAACGGCCAGCGCTACGAGGAGCCCCGCGTCGTCCAGGACGTGATGGCCGCCCGTGCCGCCGCTGCCGCCGGCAACGACGGCACACCGGCCGACGGGACGGCCGCCGAGGCGACGCCCGTCGCCGCCCAGGCGAGCCCCGCGGCCGGCCAGCAGAGCGGCGACCAGACCGGCGCCCAGACGGGCCCCGACGCGCACAACGAGCCGGCCGAGGCCACGAGTAGTCCCGACGCCGCACCGGCGGCGCAGCAGGACGAGGCCCCCGAAGCCGCTGAGGCTTCTGAGGCGCCCCAGCCGGCCCGCCCGCGCCCGGAACCCGGCACCCGTGCGGCCGGCATCTACACCTCGGGCCGCGGCCCGGCCGAGGAGCCGACTCAGGAGTTCAGCGCGGTCGACCCGGCGGCGACGACAGCCGCGGCCGCAGCAGCCACAGCCGACCCCGTCACCCAGGACACCGTCACCCAGGAGACCGCGCCGGGCGAAGCCGGGCGGTCGTCGCGGCGCCAGCAGCAGCGCTCCTTCGGGCAGGCCGCCACCGCGGCCGCGCTGCTCGACTCCAAGCGCGGCGGCGACGGCGGCGGCGACAGCAGCGACCCCACCGGCGACGACGGCGAGGGCGGCGGCCGCAGCCGAGTGAAGCTGGCCGCGCTGGTCGTGGCCGGCGTGGTCGTGGTGCTCGGCATCGGCTACGGCATCGCCTACGCGGTGGCGGGCGACTCGCTGGCCCGTGGCGCGACGGTCGCGGGCATCGAGGTCGGCGGCATGACGCCGGAGGAGGCCGAGGAGGCGCTCAACGCGCAGCTGCCCGAGCTCGTCGACCAGCCGTTCCACCTGACCATCGGCGAGGAGGAGACGTCGTTCGAGGTCGTCCCGTCGGCGGCCGGCCTGACGGTCGACGTGCCGGCGACGATCGACGCGGTGCCGGGCGGCAGCGCGAACCCGGTCTCGCTGTTCCAGGCGCTGCTCGGCGGCGGCGAGACCACGCCGGTCGCGGCCGTCGACCGCGCGACGCTGGAGGCGGCGCTGACGGAGATCGCGGCGCAGGCCGACATCGAGCCGGTGAACGGGGCGGTCGCGTTCGACGGCGGCGAGGTCGTCACCAGCGACCCGCAGGTGGGCCGCGCGGTCAACCTCGACGCCACCATCGAGCGGCTCGAGGGCGCGTTCTTCGGCGACGAGTCGACGCTGCCGATCGGCGACGTCGAGCTGGCCATCGACGAGGTCGCGCCCGCGGTCAGCGCCGACGAGGTGCAGCGCGCGGTCACCGAGTTCGCTGAGCCGGCGATGTCGGCGCCCGTGACGGTCGTCGCGGGGGACGAGAGCGTCGAGCTGCCGCCGGAGCTCGTCGGGCAGGCGCTGACCATGGCGCCCGACGACGCCGGCACGCTGCAGCCCGCACTCGACGGCGCCAAGCTGACGGAGGTCGCCCGCGACCAGCTGGCCGAGGTGGGCCAGGAGGGCCGCGACGCCACCATCACGATCGACGGCGGCGAGCCGGTCGTCGTCCCGGCCGAGCGGGGCATGGGCATCGCGCCCGAGACGCTGAGCGCGGCGCTGCTGCCGGTGCTGACCGCCGAGGGCGACGCGCGGCAGGCCGCGGTCGAGCTGTCCGAGGTCGACCCGGAGCTGACCACCGCCGCCGCCGAGGAGTTGGGCGTCACCGAAGTCGTCGCGGAGTTCACGACGCGCTTCCCGCACGCCGAATACCGCAACGTCAACATCGGCACCGCGGCCGAGCGCATCGACAACACGCTGCTGCTGCCGGGCGAGGAGTTCAGCCTCAACGGCATCGTCGGCGAGCGCACCGAGGCCAACGGCTTCACCGCCGGCACCATCATCAACGGCGGCCGGCTCGAGGAGTCGCTCGGCGGCGGCGTCTCCCAGGTGGCGACGACGACGTTCCACGCGGCCTTCCTGGCCGGTCTGGAGGACGTCGAGCACTGGCCGCACTCGATCTATTTCGACCGGTACCCGATCGGCCAGGAGGCCACGGTCGCCTGGGGCTCGAAGGACATGCGGTTCAAGAACGACACCCCGTACGGCGTCGTCGTCGACACGAGCTTCACGCCCAGCCGGTCCGGCAGCCAGGGCACGCTGAACGTGAAGATCTGGAGCACCGAGTACTTCCGGGTCGAGACCTCGGTCTCCGGACGCTCCAACCACACGTCGCCGCAGACCATCTACGACACCTCCGGCAACTGCTCCGCGCAGGGCGGCAGCCAGGGCTTCGACATCACGTCGTACCGCCAGGTCTGGGACCCCGAGGGCACGCTCGTCAAGGACGAGGCCGACCCGTGGACCTACAACCCGAACCACCGGGTCATCTGCGGCCCGGACCCCGGTGAGGGTGACGGCGAGGGCGGCGGCGAGGACTGA
- a CDS encoding DUF6113 family protein, with translation MTVAPGAASSVRPSAPPGHPSRWARVLSALAVAGLGAVAVVVAVTGAFVHRWQNPAGILLAVGGAVALAVLVRACARSRAGIAVVAALWLGPVLWLAQTPPGEDRVILGDVAGLVFLFGGTTAYAIALGLGVGARSTRPLT, from the coding sequence GTGACCGTCGCGCCCGGTGCGGCGTCGTCCGTGCGGCCGTCGGCGCCGCCCGGACACCCGTCGCGGTGGGCGCGCGTGCTCTCCGCGCTCGCTGTCGCCGGGCTCGGGGCGGTCGCGGTCGTGGTGGCTGTCACCGGGGCGTTCGTGCACCGGTGGCAGAACCCGGCCGGCATCCTGCTCGCCGTCGGCGGGGCCGTCGCGCTGGCGGTGCTGGTGCGGGCGTGCGCGCGCAGCCGGGCGGGCATCGCGGTGGTGGCGGCGCTGTGGCTCGGCCCGGTCCTGTGGCTGGCCCAGACGCCGCCGGGCGAAGATCGCGTCATCCTCGGCGACGTAGCCGGCCTGGTGTTCCTCTTCGGCGGCACCACGGCGTACGCCATTGCTCTGGGTCTCGGCGTCGGGGCGAGATCGACTCGACCATTGACGTAA
- the mshB gene encoding N-acetyl-1-D-myo-inositol-2-amino-2-deoxy-alpha-D-glucopyranoside deacetylase — MPVDLPDRRLLLVHAHPDDESIGTGATMARYAAEGAHVTLVTCTQGEQGEIVLPELAHLAPEHDDTLGPHRAGELADAMAQLKVADHRFLGGPGRYRDSGMVWGADGRRAVAPDQLDPRSFWAADLREAADHLVAVIREVRPQVLVTYDEHGGYGHPDHLQAHRVATYARDLAAVRSYRPDLGAAWDVAKVYWTATPRQVLQEALTALRERGDAGFENIASADDFGYVVDLADVDAVIDGTGHLDAKMAAMRAHATQIDVHWPYFTLSDNVGQPIWAQEYFRLAHGRRGTAPEFETDLFAGVVP, encoded by the coding sequence ATGCCCGTCGACCTACCCGACCGCCGGCTGCTGCTGGTACACGCCCACCCCGACGACGAGTCCATCGGCACCGGCGCCACCATGGCCCGCTACGCCGCTGAGGGCGCCCACGTCACGCTCGTCACCTGCACACAGGGCGAGCAGGGCGAGATCGTGCTGCCCGAGCTGGCGCACCTCGCGCCCGAGCACGACGACACGCTCGGGCCGCACCGCGCCGGCGAGCTGGCCGACGCCATGGCGCAGCTGAAGGTCGCCGACCACCGGTTCCTGGGTGGTCCGGGCCGGTACCGCGACTCCGGCATGGTGTGGGGCGCCGACGGCCGCCGCGCGGTGGCGCCCGACCAGCTCGACCCCCGCTCGTTCTGGGCCGCCGACCTCCGCGAGGCGGCCGACCACCTCGTCGCCGTCATCCGCGAGGTCCGCCCGCAGGTGCTGGTCACCTACGACGAACACGGCGGCTACGGCCACCCCGACCACCTCCAGGCGCACCGCGTCGCCACCTACGCGCGCGACCTCGCCGCCGTCCGCTCCTACCGCCCCGACCTCGGCGCCGCCTGGGACGTCGCGAAGGTGTACTGGACGGCCACGCCGCGGCAGGTGCTGCAAGAGGCGCTCACCGCGCTGCGCGAGCGCGGCGACGCCGGCTTCGAGAACATCGCCTCGGCCGACGACTTCGGCTACGTGGTCGACCTCGCCGACGTCGACGCCGTCATCGACGGCACCGGCCACCTCGACGCCAAGATGGCGGCCATGCGGGCGCACGCCACCCAGATCGACGTCCACTGGCCGTATTTCACGCTGTCAGACAACGTCGGGCAGCCCATCTGGGCGCAGGAGTACTTCCGGCTGGCGCACGGCCGCCGCGGCACGGCGCCGGAATTCGAGACCGACCTCTTCGCCGGCGTCGTCCCGTGA
- a CDS encoding GAF domain-containing protein, which translates to MPSLQLALPNGVDPASRWRLTARAHESFLRSDPSGDDEVRPVVLESWRRSAALHVDPDRRDSPMTLVDDALAEARATHPLRHAMPVVRRLLVDDAADAGVLVIVGDARGRILWAEGDDDLRRRAERMHLQAGADWCEDAMGTNAIGTALAVGDTVQVFGSEHFARTVQPWSCTAAPIRDPRTGHIIGVLDITGGASVVTPQSAFLVRSAVAAVEAELRLLGGALSATPGSRLDVLGRPRGLLVHLGRNVELSLRHTELLLLLAEQPDGLPASELAWQLYEHDAAEVTVRAEMSRLRKAVPDLLSPAGQYRLRTQLRTDAMDVADRLTRGDHRGAVELYRGDLLPRSAAPGVVALRYRLHGWLRNVLLQSGDGEALRRYAMSPSGRDDAQIWRACLDGSVPGSPQRAEAAAILDGLDGELGHTG; encoded by the coding sequence GTGCCCAGCCTCCAGCTCGCGCTCCCGAACGGCGTCGACCCGGCCAGCCGCTGGCGGCTCACGGCCCGGGCACACGAGAGCTTCCTGCGGTCCGATCCCTCCGGCGACGACGAGGTCCGGCCGGTCGTCCTGGAGTCCTGGCGCCGCTCCGCCGCCCTGCACGTCGACCCCGACCGCCGCGACTCCCCCATGACGCTGGTCGACGACGCGCTGGCCGAGGCCCGCGCCACCCACCCGCTGCGCCACGCCATGCCGGTGGTGCGCCGGCTGCTGGTCGACGACGCCGCCGACGCGGGCGTGCTGGTCATCGTCGGCGACGCACGCGGCCGCATCCTGTGGGCCGAGGGCGACGACGACCTGCGCCGGCGGGCCGAGCGCATGCACCTGCAGGCCGGCGCCGACTGGTGCGAGGACGCCATGGGCACCAACGCCATCGGCACGGCACTGGCGGTCGGCGACACCGTGCAGGTCTTCGGCAGCGAGCACTTCGCCCGCACCGTCCAGCCGTGGAGCTGCACCGCCGCGCCCATCCGCGACCCTCGCACCGGGCACATCATCGGCGTCCTCGACATCACCGGCGGCGCGTCGGTGGTGACGCCGCAGTCGGCGTTCCTGGTCCGTTCGGCCGTGGCGGCGGTCGAGGCCGAACTGCGGCTGCTCGGCGGCGCGCTCTCGGCCACGCCCGGCAGCCGTCTGGACGTGCTGGGCCGCCCGCGCGGGCTGCTCGTGCACCTGGGCCGGAACGTCGAACTGAGCCTGCGCCACACCGAGCTGCTGCTCCTGCTCGCCGAACAGCCCGACGGCCTGCCCGCCAGCGAGCTGGCCTGGCAGCTGTACGAGCACGACGCCGCCGAGGTCACCGTCCGCGCGGAGATGTCGCGGCTGCGCAAGGCCGTCCCCGACCTGCTGTCGCCGGCCGGCCAGTACCGCCTGCGCACGCAGCTGCGCACCGACGCCATGGACGTCGCCGACCGCCTGACCCGCGGCGACCACCGCGGCGCCGTCGAGCTGTACCGCGGCGACCTGCTGCCGCGGTCGGCCGCGCCGGGGGTCGTGGCGCTGCGCTACCGGCTGCACGGCTGGCTGCGCAACGTGCTGCTGCAGTCGGGCGACGGCGAGGCGCTGCGGCGCTACGCGATGTCGCCGTCCGGCCGCGACGACGCGCAGATCTGGCGGGCCTGCCTCGACGGTTCCGTGCCCGGCTCGCCGCAGCGCGCGGAGGCCGCCGCCATCCTGGACGGCCTCGACGGCGAGCTCGGCCACACCGGCTGA
- a CDS encoding ABC transporter ATP-binding protein, with protein sequence MTSNPPSSDIVLEVDNLVKHFPLTTGVVVKRQVGAVQAVDGVSLQLHKGETLGIVGESGSGKSTLAKLLMRLEEPSSGKAYFHGQNIYDLQGKALRELRRNIQIVFQDPYSSLNPRMTVGDIVGEPFDIHPEVAPRGQRRKRVQELLDVVGLNPEHINRYPHQFSGGQRQRIGIARGLALRPEIIICDEPVSALDVSVQAQVINLLEKLQDEFGLSYIFIAHDLSVVRHIADRVAVMYLGRIVETGSDAQIYEKPTHPYTQALLSAVPVPDPSVRGQRQQIILSGDVPSPANPPSGCRFRTRCWKATDKCAQEDPELTVRPGSDHESACHYAAVREDVVVQH encoded by the coding sequence GTGACATCGAACCCGCCCAGCAGTGACATCGTCCTCGAGGTCGACAACCTCGTCAAGCACTTCCCGCTGACCACCGGCGTCGTGGTCAAGCGCCAGGTCGGCGCCGTCCAGGCCGTCGACGGCGTCTCGCTGCAGCTGCACAAGGGCGAGACCCTCGGCATCGTCGGCGAGTCCGGCAGTGGCAAGTCGACGCTGGCCAAGCTGCTCATGCGGCTGGAAGAGCCCAGCAGCGGCAAGGCGTACTTCCACGGCCAGAACATCTACGACCTGCAGGGCAAGGCGCTGCGCGAGCTGCGCCGGAACATCCAGATCGTGTTCCAGGACCCCTACTCGTCGCTCAACCCGCGCATGACCGTCGGCGACATCGTCGGCGAGCCGTTCGACATCCACCCCGAGGTCGCGCCGCGCGGCCAGCGGCGCAAGCGGGTGCAGGAGCTGCTCGACGTCGTCGGGCTCAACCCCGAGCACATCAACCGCTACCCGCACCAGTTCTCCGGCGGGCAGCGCCAGCGCATCGGCATCGCCCGCGGGCTGGCGCTGCGGCCCGAGATCATCATCTGCGACGAGCCGGTGTCCGCGCTGGACGTGTCCGTCCAGGCGCAGGTCATCAACCTGCTCGAGAAGCTGCAGGACGAGTTCGGGCTGTCGTACATCTTCATCGCCCACGACCTCTCCGTCGTCCGGCACATCGCCGACCGCGTGGCCGTCATGTACCTCGGCCGCATCGTCGAGACCGGCAGCGACGCCCAGATCTACGAGAAGCCGACGCACCCGTACACCCAGGCGCTGCTGTCCGCGGTGCCCGTCCCCGACCCGTCGGTGCGCGGCCAGCGGCAGCAGATCATCCTCAGCGGCGACGTCCCCAGCCCGGCCAACCCGCCCAGCGGCTGCCGGTTCCGGACCCGCTGCTGGAAGGCCACCGACAAGTGCGCCCAGGAAGACCCGGAGCTGACGGTGCGGCCCGGCAGCGACCACGAGTCGGCCTGCCACTATGCCGCCGTCCGCGAGGACGTCGTCGTCCAGCACTGA
- a CDS encoding ABC transporter ATP-binding protein produces the protein MATTQAGIAPRPDQAGLTPLLEVEDLRVEFRTRDGVAKAVNGVSYTLHEGETLAVLGESGSGKSVTAQAIMGILDTPPGFVTGGSVRFRGQDLLALPDDERRAYRGRSISMIFQDALSALNPVFPVGWQIAEMFRVHEGLSKKDARKRSIELMEQVRIPAARERAGDYPHQFSGGMRQRIMIAMAIALDPDVLIADEPTTALDVTVQAQIMQLLADLQRERNMGLILITHDLGVVADVADKIEVMYSGRIMEQAPVHDIYASPAHPYTKGLLESIPRVDLKGQELSAIKGLPPNLTNIPAGCEFRPRCPYARDICKEQRPALAEVVPGRLSACHFAQEVLEGDIEPAQQ, from the coding sequence GTGGCGACCACGCAAGCCGGCATCGCGCCGCGGCCTGACCAGGCCGGGCTGACCCCGTTGCTGGAGGTCGAGGATCTCCGGGTCGAGTTCCGCACCCGCGACGGCGTGGCCAAGGCCGTCAACGGCGTGTCCTACACGCTGCACGAGGGCGAGACGCTGGCGGTGCTGGGCGAGTCCGGCTCCGGCAAGAGCGTCACGGCGCAGGCCATCATGGGCATCCTCGACACCCCGCCCGGGTTCGTCACCGGCGGCTCGGTGCGCTTCCGCGGCCAGGACCTCCTGGCGCTGCCCGACGACGAGCGGCGCGCCTACCGCGGCCGCAGCATCTCGATGATCTTCCAGGACGCGCTGTCCGCGTTGAACCCGGTGTTCCCGGTCGGCTGGCAGATCGCCGAGATGTTCCGCGTCCACGAGGGCCTGTCGAAGAAGGACGCCCGCAAGCGCTCCATCGAGCTGATGGAGCAGGTGCGCATCCCGGCCGCCCGCGAGCGCGCCGGCGACTACCCGCACCAGTTCTCCGGCGGCATGCGCCAGCGCATCATGATCGCCATGGCCATCGCGCTCGACCCCGACGTCCTCATCGCCGACGAGCCCACCACCGCGCTCGACGTCACCGTCCAGGCGCAGATCATGCAGCTGCTGGCCGACCTCCAGCGCGAGCGGAACATGGGCCTCATCCTCATCACCCACGACCTCGGCGTCGTCGCCGACGTCGCGGACAAGATCGAGGTCATGTACTCCGGGCGCATCATGGAGCAGGCGCCGGTGCACGACATCTACGCGTCGCCGGCCCACCCGTACACCAAGGGTCTGCTCGAGTCGATCCCGCGGGTCGACCTCAAGGGCCAGGAGCTCTCGGCGATCAAGGGGCTGCCGCCGAACCTCACGAACATCCCGGCCGGCTGCGAGTTCCGGCCGCGCTGCCCCTACGCGCGAGACATCTGCAAGGAGCAGCGGCCGGCGCTGGCCGAGGTCGTGCCCGGCCGGCTCAGCGCGTGCCACTTCGCACAGGAGGTGCTCGAGGGTGACATCGAACCCGCCCAGCAGTGA
- a CDS encoding ABC transporter permease, whose translation MADPTPPVVIEAEAPETTETTVRTLGRDAWHDLVRKPTFIISAALFVFFVVIAVVPSLFTSLAPTDCDLALSRQGPSSAAWFGYDNNGCDVYTHTIYGARASIMVGVLTALGVLIIGGIAGTVAGFYGKATDTVVSRLGDIFFGIPLLLGALIVLVSFPGTAETPQLVTISKVVLALAVLGWPQIMRITRSSVLQVRSADYVQAARALGAGGTRMILKHVVPNSIAPVIVVATIAIGGYIAAEATLSFLGVGLQPPVVSWGLAISRAQDYVRTSPHMLLFPASALSLCVLAFIMLGDAIRDALDPKLR comes from the coding sequence ATGGCTGACCCCACACCGCCCGTCGTCATCGAGGCCGAGGCGCCCGAGACGACGGAGACCACCGTCCGCACCCTCGGCCGTGACGCCTGGCACGATCTCGTCCGCAAGCCGACGTTCATCATCTCGGCCGCGTTGTTCGTGTTCTTCGTGGTCATCGCCGTCGTGCCGAGCCTGTTCACGTCGCTCGCCCCGACCGACTGCGACCTCGCGCTGAGCCGTCAGGGCCCCAGCAGCGCGGCCTGGTTCGGGTACGACAACAACGGCTGCGACGTCTACACGCACACCATCTACGGCGCCCGCGCCTCGATCATGGTGGGCGTGCTGACGGCGCTCGGCGTGCTGATCATCGGCGGCATCGCCGGCACCGTGGCGGGGTTCTACGGCAAGGCCACCGACACCGTCGTGTCCCGGCTGGGCGACATCTTCTTCGGCATCCCGCTGCTGCTCGGCGCGCTGATCGTGCTGGTCTCGTTCCCGGGCACCGCCGAGACGCCGCAGCTGGTCACGATCTCCAAGGTCGTGCTGGCGCTGGCCGTGCTGGGCTGGCCGCAGATCATGCGCATCACCCGCTCGTCGGTGCTGCAGGTGCGCTCGGCCGACTACGTCCAGGCCGCCCGCGCGCTCGGCGCCGGTGGCACCCGGATGATCCTCAAGCACGTCGTGCCGAACTCGATCGCGCCGGTCATCGTCGTCGCGACCATCGCCATCGGCGGGTACATCGCCGCCGAGGCCACGCTGTCGTTCCTCGGCGTCGGCCTGCAGCCGCCGGTGGTCTCGTGGGGGCTGGCCATCAGCCGGGCCCAGGACTACGTCCGCACGTCGCCGCATATGCTGTTGTTCCCAGCGTCAGCGCTGTCGTTGTGTGTGCTGGCCTTCATCATGCTCGGTGATGCCATCCGCGACGCACTCGATCCGAAGCTGCGTTGA
- a CDS encoding ABC transporter permease — MGRYVTRRLLQMIPVVIGTTFIIYALVWALPGDPFAGRCGARPCPPAYVQAMTEKYNLDDPLPIAYVKYLGNLLQGDFGETFQGLSVGEELLRAYPTTVKLALVAIAFEILIGIGAGILAGLRRGSFIDNLVLVSTLVVVSIPVFVIGSVLQLFLGMRWGIFPATVGGDASLYNLLLPGFVLASLSLAYVARLTRTSLAENRRADYVRTAVAKGMPQRRVIGIHTMRNSLIPVITFIGADFGALLGGAIVTEGIFNVPGVGNLIFRSITTRDGVMVTGAVTVLVLVFLLVNLLVDLIYGWLDPRISHG, encoded by the coding sequence ATGGGCCGGTACGTCACGCGGCGCCTGCTCCAGATGATCCCCGTGGTCATCGGCACGACGTTCATCATCTACGCCTTGGTCTGGGCGCTGCCGGGCGATCCGTTCGCCGGCCGCTGCGGCGCCCGGCCGTGTCCGCCCGCCTATGTCCAGGCGATGACGGAGAAGTACAACCTCGACGACCCGCTGCCCATCGCGTACGTCAAGTACCTGGGCAACCTGCTGCAGGGGGACTTCGGCGAGACGTTCCAGGGTCTCTCCGTCGGTGAGGAACTGCTGCGGGCCTACCCGACCACGGTGAAGCTGGCCCTCGTCGCGATCGCTTTCGAGATCCTCATCGGCATCGGCGCCGGCATCCTGGCCGGCCTGCGGCGCGGCAGCTTCATCGACAACCTGGTGCTGGTCTCGACCCTGGTGGTCGTCTCGATCCCGGTGTTCGTCATCGGCTCGGTGCTGCAACTGTTCCTCGGGATGCGCTGGGGGATCTTCCCGGCCACCGTGGGCGGTGACGCGAGCCTGTACAACCTGCTGTTGCCAGGGTTCGTGCTCGCCTCACTCTCACTGGCCTACGTCGCCCGGCTGACGCGGACGAGCCTCGCGGAGAACCGCCGGGCCGACTACGTCCGCACGGCCGTCGCGAAGGGCATGCCGCAACGCCGGGTCATCGGCATCCACACCATGCGGAACTCGCTGATCCCGGTCATCACCTTCATCGGCGCCGACTTCGGCGCGCTGCTCGGTGGCGCCATCGTCACCGAGGGCATCTTCAACGTCCCCGGCGTGGGGAACCTCATCTTCCGCTCCATCACCACCAGGGACGGCGTCATGGTCACCGGCGCGGTGACCGTGCTGGTGCTCGTCTTCCTGCTGGTGAACCTGCTGGTCGATCTCATCTACGGCTGGCTCGACCCGAGGATCAGTCATGGCTGA